A genomic region of Neisseria cinerea contains the following coding sequences:
- the parC gene encoding DNA topoisomerase IV subunit A has product MNTQPHASHTDSNTLMLGQYAERAYLEYAMSVVKGRALPEVSDGQKPVQRRILFAMRDMGLTAGAKPVKSARVVGEILGKYHPHGDSSAYEAMVRMAQDFTLRYPLIDGIGNFGSRDGDGAAAMRYTEARLTPIAELLLSEINQGTVDFVPNYDGAFDEPVHLPARLPMVLLNGASGIAVGMATEIPSHNLNEVTQAAIALLKKPTLETADLMQYIPAPDFAGGGQIITPADELRRIYETGKGSVRVRARYEIEKLARGQWRVIVTELPPNANSAKILAEIEEQTNPKPKAGKKQLNQDQLNTKKLMLDLIDRVRDESDGEHPVRLVFEPKSSRIDMDTFINTLMAQTSLEGNVSMNLVMMGLDNRPAQKNLKTILQEWLDFRVVTVTRRLKFRLNQVEKRLHILEGRLKVFLHIDEVIKVIRESDDPKTDLMAAFGLTEMQAEDILEIRLRQLARLEGFKLEKELNELREEQGRLNILLGDENEKRKLIIKEMQADMKQFGDARRTLVEEAGRAVLTQTTADEPITLILSEKGWIRSRAGHNLDLSQTAFKEGDRLKQTLEGRTVLPVVILDSLGRTYTLDAAEIPGGRGDGVPVSSLIELQNGAKPVAMLTGQPEQHYLLSGSGGYGFITKLGDMVGRVKAGKVVMTVDSGETVLPPIAVFASSLINPDCKIIAATNQNRAIAFPIGELKIMPKGKGLQIIGLNAGESMTHTGVSSETEILIDSEGKRGAAHKDRIPVSLLEAKRGKKGKLLPISGILKQLSSPK; this is encoded by the coding sequence ATGAATACGCAACCGCACGCTTCCCATACCGATTCCAATACGCTGATGCTCGGTCAATACGCCGAACGCGCCTATCTCGAATACGCCATGAGCGTGGTCAAAGGCCGCGCGCTGCCTGAAGTTTCAGACGGCCAAAAGCCTGTGCAGCGGCGTATTTTGTTTGCCATGCGCGATATGGGTTTGACGGCGGGAGCGAAGCCGGTGAAATCGGCGCGCGTGGTCGGCGAAATTTTGGGTAAATACCACCCGCACGGCGACAGTTCTGCCTATGAGGCAATGGTTCGCATGGCGCAGGATTTTACCTTGCGCTATCCCTTAATCGACGGCATCGGCAACTTCGGTTCGCGTGATGGCGACGGAGCGGCGGCGATGCGTTACACCGAAGCGCGGCTGACGCCGATTGCGGAATTGCTGTTGTCCGAAATCAATCAGGGTACGGTAGATTTTGTGCCGAACTACGACGGCGCGTTTGACGAGCCTGTACACCTGCCAGCCCGTCTGCCTATGGTGTTGCTCAACGGTGCGTCGGGCATTGCGGTGGGCATGGCGACCGAAATTCCGTCGCACAATTTGAACGAGGTCACGCAGGCGGCGATTGCGCTGTTGAAAAAGCCAACGCTGGAAACCGCCGACCTGATGCAATATATTCCCGCTCCCGATTTTGCCGGTGGTGGTCAAATCATCACGCCGGCGGACGAATTGCGCCGCATTTACGAAACCGGCAAGGGCAGCGTGCGCGTGCGTGCACGTTACGAAATCGAGAAGCTGGCGCGCGGACAATGGCGCGTGATTGTGACCGAGCTGCCGCCGAACGCCAATTCCGCCAAAATCCTTGCCGAAATCGAAGAACAGACCAACCCGAAACCGAAAGCGGGTAAAAAGCAGCTGAACCAAGACCAGCTCAATACCAAAAAGCTGATGCTGGATTTAATCGACCGCGTGCGCGACGAGTCCGACGGCGAACATCCTGTGCGCCTTGTATTTGAACCAAAATCTAGCCGCATCGATATGGATACTTTCATCAACACGCTGATGGCGCAAACTTCGCTGGAAGGCAATGTGTCCATGAACTTGGTGATGATGGGGCTGGACAATCGCCCCGCGCAGAAAAACCTGAAAACGATTTTGCAGGAATGGCTGGATTTCCGCGTCGTGACCGTCACACGTCGTCTGAAATTCCGTTTGAACCAAGTGGAAAAACGGTTGCACATTCTTGAAGGTCGTCTGAAAGTCTTTCTGCACATCGATGAAGTGATTAAAGTCATCCGCGAATCAGACGATCCTAAAACCGATTTGATGGCGGCGTTCGGGCTGACCGAAATGCAAGCCGAAGACATTTTGGAAATCCGCCTGCGCCAGTTGGCACGTTTGGAAGGGTTTAAACTCGAAAAAGAATTGAACGAGTTGCGCGAAGAACAAGGTCGTCTGAATATTCTTTTGGGCGACGAAAACGAAAAGCGCAAGCTGATTATCAAAGAGATGCAGGCGGACATGAAGCAGTTCGGCGACGCGCGCCGCACGCTGGTGGAAGAAGCCGGACGCGCCGTGTTGACGCAAACCACCGCCGACGAACCCATCACGCTGATTCTGTCGGAAAAAGGCTGGATACGCAGCCGCGCCGGACACAACCTCGATTTGAGCCAAACCGCGTTCAAAGAAGGCGACCGCCTCAAACAAACCCTCGAAGGCCGCACCGTTTTACCCGTCGTCATCCTCGATTCATTGGGCAGAACCTACACGCTTGATGCCGCCGAAATCCCCGGCGGACGTGGCGACGGCGTGCCGGTTTCATCCTTAATCGAGCTACAAAACGGAGCAAAACCCGTCGCCATGCTCACCGGACAGCCCGAACAGCACTACCTACTCTCAGGCAGCGGCGGCTACGGTTTCATCACTAAACTGGGCGATATGGTCGGACGCGTGAAAGCGGGCAAAGTGGTGATGACCGTAGACAGCGGCGAAACCGTCCTGCCGCCGATTGCGGTTTTTGCCTCTTCGCTGATCAATCCCGACTGCAAAATCATTGCCGCCACCAATCAAAACCGCGCCATCGCCTTCCCCATCGGCGAATTGAAAATCATGCCGAAAGGCAAAGGACTGCAAATCATCGGATTAAACGCCGGCGAATCGATGACGCATACCGGCGTTTCCTCCGAAACGGAAATCCTGATTGACAGCGAAGGCAAACGCGGCGCGGCACACAAAGACCGGATCCCCGTCTCCCTGCTTGAGGCAAAACGCGGCAAAAAAGGCAAACTATTACCCATATCAGGCATCCTGAAACAGCTTTCTTCCCCGAAATAA
- a CDS encoding sensor histidine kinase translates to MVIYNTRELEKLKDRIPNLINIARIAIAFPLLIMHIFGLEVSGHENLHTTWTTWAFYLWLAIACWMIFFSILNPHWQWQALRIPSFSAVADITLIGILTYLFGGIDSGFGILILPFVVSSCLLSYGHYPLLYASYASILLILNALADSNINMYPLILDAKTIAHTFILVAGSYFVAMIASLSVRYIDRAGKLAHENHVAYRRIRGLNQIVLNRVQEAVVVINVEHQTILFNKKAKDLLPMLEIGQHTSLFDPVAVLWDKTSSRTFERHIDTPELTARVRAIPMNKEQNNLLVLYIRPQNEIQSEALSVKLAALGQLTANLAHEIRNPMSAIRHANDLLRENAEEEETDPFKVKLCEIIDGNVRRIDKMLEDISSLNKGNKTEREAIDLMQFWIGFKQEFLLNNPDAVGCIRLDMQGNHLTAYFDSAHLRQIMWNLCNNAWRHSSKRSGSITVVARPAQKNTISILFADDGGGVPPEVREHLFEPFYTTAKNGTGLGLYVARELAHANFGDLTYLPEAKCFELTLPEKSHD, encoded by the coding sequence ATGGTGATTTACAATACCCGCGAACTTGAGAAACTCAAAGACCGGATCCCCAATCTGATCAACATCGCCCGCATCGCCATCGCCTTCCCCCTGCTGATTATGCATATCTTCGGGTTGGAGGTCAGCGGACATGAAAACCTGCACACCACATGGACGACATGGGCGTTTTACTTGTGGCTCGCCATTGCCTGCTGGATGATTTTCTTTTCTATCCTCAATCCGCACTGGCAATGGCAGGCTTTGAGGATACCGAGTTTCAGCGCCGTGGCCGACATTACCTTAATCGGCATACTGACCTATCTGTTCGGCGGCATCGATTCGGGTTTCGGCATCCTGATTCTGCCCTTCGTGGTCAGCTCCTGCCTGCTCAGTTACGGGCATTATCCCCTGCTCTATGCCAGCTACGCATCCATCCTACTGATATTGAATGCCCTTGCAGACAGCAATATCAATATGTATCCGCTGATTCTGGATGCAAAAACCATCGCCCACACCTTTATCCTCGTAGCAGGCTCCTATTTCGTTGCCATGATTGCCTCGCTGTCGGTCAGATACATCGACCGTGCCGGCAAACTTGCCCATGAAAACCACGTTGCCTACCGCCGCATCAGGGGCTTGAACCAAATCGTGCTCAACCGCGTTCAGGAAGCGGTCGTCGTCATCAACGTCGAGCATCAGACCATACTGTTCAATAAAAAGGCAAAAGATCTGCTCCCCATGCTTGAAATCGGACAGCATACCTCCCTGTTCGACCCTGTCGCCGTCTTATGGGATAAAACATCCTCACGCACCTTCGAACGCCATATCGACACGCCCGAACTGACCGCCCGCGTCCGTGCCATACCGATGAACAAAGAGCAAAACAACCTGCTCGTTCTCTATATCCGCCCCCAAAACGAAATCCAGTCGGAAGCCCTGTCCGTCAAACTTGCCGCACTCGGACAACTAACCGCCAACCTCGCCCACGAAATCCGCAACCCCATGTCCGCCATCCGCCATGCGAACGACCTGTTGCGCGAAAATGCAGAGGAAGAAGAAACCGACCCGTTCAAGGTCAAACTTTGCGAAATCATCGACGGCAACGTCCGCCGTATCGACAAAATGCTCGAAGACATCTCCTCGCTCAACAAAGGCAACAAAACCGAGCGCGAAGCCATCGACCTGATGCAGTTTTGGATAGGCTTCAAGCAGGAATTCCTGCTCAACAATCCTGATGCCGTCGGCTGCATCCGCCTAGATATGCAGGGCAATCACCTGACCGCCTATTTCGATTCCGCCCACCTGAGGCAAATCATGTGGAACCTGTGCAACAACGCATGGCGGCACAGCAGCAAACGTAGCGGCTCGATTACCGTCGTTGCCCGTCCGGCACAAAAAAACACCATCAGCATCCTGTTTGCCGACGACGGCGGCGGCGTTCCGCCCGAAGTGCGGGAACACTTGTTCGAACCCTTTTACACCACGGCGAAAAACGGAACCGGACTGGGGCTGTATGTCGCCCGTGAACTGGCACATGCCAACTTCGGTGATTTGACCTACCTGCCGGAAGCCAAATGTTTCGAACTCACATTACCGGAAAAAAGCCATGACTGA
- a CDS encoding sigma-54-dependent transcriptional regulator: MTELQHPVLVVDDETDILDLMEMTLMKMGLRVHTASGVTEAKNKLDSQRYSLVLTDMRMPDGSGLEVVQHINSCLLDTPVAVITAFGNADQAQEALRCGAFDYIQKPITLAQLRSLVKSAVSVSEHQNKIPEPPVPSEPPSPYPMPSELPETALSVPTAPAVPAGVPYAEPDMPRLLGNSPQMVEVRHLIRRLAPSGVPVYISGESGTGKEQAARTIHELSDRAGKPFVAVNCGAIPENLMESEFFGYRKGSFTGADKDHAGFFRHADGGTLFLDEVADLPLSMQVKLLRAIQEKAVRRIGDATEQPVDVRIVCATHKNLEALVESGAFRQDLYYRLNVVSLNMPSLREMREDLKLLIPYLLYKHSHNNRPYTLSPAAQQMLLNYSYPGNFRELENILERAVALCVGHTVQIDDLQIQDVRHKPVRTETAVPVADILPSETAAAPSRLLPFDPDTMQIQDYLDKIERDIIEQVLKQTEGNRTQAAKRLGISFRSMRYRMERLNIG; the protein is encoded by the coding sequence ATGACTGAACTGCAACACCCTGTCCTCGTCGTCGATGACGAAACCGATATTCTCGACCTGATGGAAATGACCCTGATGAAAATGGGGTTGCGCGTCCATACCGCATCCGGCGTTACCGAAGCCAAAAACAAGCTCGACAGCCAACGCTATTCGCTCGTCCTGACCGATATGCGTATGCCGGACGGCTCCGGGCTCGAAGTCGTCCAACACATCAACAGCTGCCTGCTCGATACGCCGGTTGCCGTCATCACCGCCTTCGGCAATGCCGATCAGGCACAGGAAGCCCTGCGTTGCGGCGCGTTCGACTACATCCAAAAGCCGATTACCCTCGCGCAGCTCCGCTCCCTCGTCAAGTCTGCCGTTTCCGTTTCCGAACACCAAAACAAAATCCCCGAACCGCCCGTTCCGTCGGAACCGCCCTCCCCATACCCCATGCCGTCTGAACTCCCCGAAACGGCACTTTCTGTTCCGACCGCACCGGCAGTACCGGCCGGCGTCCCTTATGCAGAACCCGATATGCCCCGTCTGCTCGGCAACTCTCCGCAGATGGTTGAAGTCCGCCACCTCATCCGCCGCCTGGCGCCCAGCGGCGTACCCGTCTATATTTCCGGCGAATCCGGTACAGGTAAGGAACAAGCGGCACGCACCATACACGAACTGTCCGACCGCGCGGGCAAACCCTTCGTCGCCGTCAACTGCGGTGCGATTCCCGAAAACCTCATGGAAAGCGAATTTTTCGGCTACCGCAAAGGCAGCTTTACCGGTGCCGACAAAGACCATGCCGGTTTCTTCCGCCATGCCGACGGCGGCACGCTCTTCCTCGACGAAGTGGCTGACCTGCCTCTTTCCATGCAGGTCAAACTCTTGCGCGCAATTCAAGAAAAAGCCGTGCGCCGTATCGGTGACGCGACCGAGCAGCCCGTCGATGTCCGCATCGTCTGCGCCACCCACAAAAACCTCGAAGCCCTTGTCGAAAGCGGCGCATTCCGCCAAGACCTGTATTACCGCCTCAATGTCGTCAGCCTCAATATGCCGTCCCTGCGTGAAATGCGCGAAGACTTGAAGCTGCTCATCCCCTACCTCCTGTACAAACACAGCCACAACAACCGGCCTTACACACTCTCCCCCGCCGCGCAACAGATGCTTCTGAATTACAGTTATCCGGGCAATTTCCGCGAACTCGAAAACATCCTCGAACGCGCCGTCGCCCTGTGCGTCGGACATACCGTGCAAATCGACGACCTGCAAATCCAAGATGTGCGCCACAAACCCGTCCGGACGGAAACCGCCGTCCCCGTTGCCGATATCTTGCCGTCTGAAACAGCCGCCGCACCGTCCCGCCTTCTCCCGTTCGACCCCGATACCATGCAGATACAGGACTATCTCGACAAAATCGAACGCGACATCATCGAACAAGTCCTCAAACAAACCGAAGGCAACCGCACGCAGGCCGCCAAACGCTTGGGCATCAGCTTCCGTTCCATGCGCTACCGTATGGAACGCCTCAACATCGGCTGA
- a CDS encoding class I SAM-dependent methyltransferase: MTDILIDNTATETVRALIRAFPLMPVSQPPEQGSYLLAEHDTVSLRLVGEKSSVIVDFASGAAQYRRTKGGGELIAKAVNHTAKPTVWDATAGLGRDSFVLASLGLTVTAFEQHPAVACLLSDGIRRALLNPETQDTAARINLHFGNAAEQMPALVQTQGKPDIVYLDPMYPERRKSAAVKKEMAYFHRLVGEAQDEAVLLHTARQTAKKRVVVKRPRLGGLLAGQTPAYQYTGKSTRFDVYLPYEPDNG, encoded by the coding sequence ATGACCGACATCCTTATTGATAACACCGCCACCGAAACCGTCCGCGCCCTGATACGGGCATTCCCCCTCATGCCCGTTTCCCAACCGCCCGAACAAGGCAGTTACCTCCTTGCCGAACACGATACCGTCAGCCTCAGGCTTGTCGGGGAAAAAAGCAGCGTCATCGTCGACTTTGCCTCGGGAGCCGCACAATATCGGCGCACAAAAGGCGGAGGCGAACTCATCGCCAAAGCCGTCAACCATACCGCCAAACCCACCGTATGGGATGCAACCGCAGGATTGGGGCGCGACAGCTTCGTCCTCGCCTCGCTCGGACTGACCGTTACCGCCTTCGAGCAACATCCCGCCGTCGCCTGCCTGCTTTCAGACGGCATCCGCCGCGCCCTCCTCAATCCCGAAACGCAAGACACCGCCGCGCGCATCAACCTCCATTTCGGCAACGCCGCCGAACAAATGCCCGCACTTGTTCAAACACAAGGCAAACCCGACATCGTCTATCTCGACCCCATGTATCCCGAACGCCGCAAAAGTGCCGCCGTTAAAAAAGAAATGGCCTACTTCCACCGGCTCGTCGGCGAGGCGCAAGATGAGGCCGTCCTCCTCCATACCGCCCGACAGACTGCAAAAAAACGCGTCGTCGTCAAACGCCCCCGCCTCGGCGGATTGCTTGCTGGGCAAACCCCCGCCTACCAATACACAGGCAAAAGCACCCGCTTCGACGTTTACCTGCCCTACGAACCGGACAACGGATGA
- a CDS encoding DUF2788 domain-containing protein: MDEAVFADWALKICLTGLIIFLGFIVWNLGKESKAGKFGIAVLFLVLGLGVFGFVFKELLIKFLVLPK, encoded by the coding sequence ATGGATGAAGCGGTTTTTGCCGATTGGGCGTTGAAAATCTGCCTGACCGGCTTGATTATTTTTTTAGGTTTTATCGTTTGGAATTTGGGCAAGGAGTCTAAAGCGGGCAAATTTGGCATCGCCGTTTTGTTTTTGGTTTTGGGCTTGGGTGTGTTCGGTTTTGTGTTCAAAGAGTTATTGATTAAGTTTTTGGTATTGCCGAAATAG
- the metZ gene encoding O-succinylhomoserine sulfhydrylase, producing the protein MSKKLHPQTLAIRGGKEQTEYREHNQALFLTSSFMWDNAQHAADLFSKKIKGFTYTRTANPTIAAFEKRIAALEGAERAVATSTGMSAIQAAFFTFLQAGDHVISSRSLFGTTVGFINNIVTKFGIEVSHVSPTDINEWKAAVKANTKLLFLETPSNPLGEVADLEALAELAHGIGALLVVDNSLLSPVGSQPLKHGADISVSSATKAIDGHGRVMGGVLAGSEELLAQVAMYCNSCGLAMSPFNAWQLLSGVETLSLRMEKQFDNALKIAQWLQAQPQVQAVYYTGLPDHPQAALIRKQQNGGGIVIGFEVADQEAAWKVVDGVELFSRTANLGDVRSTITHPWTTTHGRMQPEEKLAAGIRPGLVRLSVGLEYVDDLVDDLKQALAR; encoded by the coding sequence ATGAGCAAAAAACTCCACCCGCAGACGCTCGCCATACGCGGCGGCAAAGAACAAACCGAATACCGCGAACACAATCAGGCCTTGTTTCTGACCAGCAGCTTCATGTGGGACAACGCCCAACACGCTGCCGATTTGTTTTCAAAAAAAATCAAAGGGTTCACTTATACCCGTACTGCCAATCCGACCATCGCGGCCTTTGAAAAACGCATCGCCGCTTTGGAAGGTGCAGAACGCGCGGTCGCCACTTCGACCGGTATGTCCGCGATTCAAGCGGCGTTTTTCACCTTCCTGCAGGCGGGCGACCATGTGATTTCCAGCCGCAGCCTGTTCGGCACGACCGTCGGCTTTATCAATAACATCGTTACCAAATTCGGTATCGAAGTGAGCCACGTGTCGCCGACTGATATAAACGAATGGAAAGCCGCCGTCAAAGCCAACACCAAACTGCTGTTTTTGGAAACGCCGTCCAATCCCTTGGGAGAAGTGGCCGACTTGGAAGCCTTGGCGGAATTGGCGCACGGCATCGGCGCACTCTTGGTGGTAGACAACAGCCTGCTGTCGCCCGTCGGCTCGCAGCCTTTGAAACACGGTGCGGATATTTCCGTTTCCTCCGCGACCAAAGCCATAGACGGACACGGACGCGTGATGGGCGGCGTGTTGGCGGGTTCGGAAGAGTTGTTGGCGCAGGTTGCCATGTATTGCAACTCTTGCGGGCTGGCAATGTCGCCGTTTAATGCGTGGCAGTTGTTGAGCGGCGTGGAAACCCTGTCGCTGCGTATGGAAAAACAGTTCGACAACGCCCTGAAAATCGCACAATGGCTGCAAGCGCAGCCGCAGGTTCAAGCCGTGTATTACACCGGATTGCCCGACCATCCGCAGGCGGCGCTTATCCGCAAACAGCAAAACGGCGGTGGCATCGTCATCGGCTTTGAAGTTGCCGACCAAGAAGCGGCGTGGAAAGTTGTGGATGGCGTGGAACTCTTTTCCCGCACCGCCAACCTCGGCGACGTGCGCTCGACCATTACCCACCCGTGGACAACCACGCACGGCAGGATGCAGCCCGAAGAAAAACTCGCCGCCGGTATCCGCCCCGGATTGGTGCGCCTGTCGGTCGGTTTGGAATACGTTGACGACCTCGTCGATGATTTGAAACAGGCACTCGCACGCTGA
- a CDS encoding NGO1151 family protein, with the protein MSSIEQRLEYLEEANDVLRMQNHVLSTAFKALIRALPADTAEVAVESIQLAFEDTLAELSYEDSPHTDLFHDVTYAFFREKER; encoded by the coding sequence ATGAGCAGTATCGAACAGCGTTTGGAATATCTGGAAGAGGCAAACGATGTGCTGCGTATGCAGAACCACGTCCTGTCCACCGCCTTCAAAGCCCTGATCCGCGCCCTTCCCGCAGACACTGCCGAAGTCGCGGTCGAGTCGATTCAGCTTGCTTTTGAGGACACCTTGGCAGAATTGAGCTATGAGGACAGCCCGCATACGGATTTGTTCCACGACGTTACTTATGCGTTTTTCCGTGAAAAGGAACGTTAA
- a CDS encoding basic amino acid ABC transporter substrate-binding protein, producing MNMKKWIAAAIACSALTLSACGGQSKDAASPAANTGKVYRVASNAEFAPFESLDSKGDVEGFDVDLMNAMAKEGNFKIEFKHQPWDSLFPALNNGDADVVMSGVTITDDRKQSMDFSDPYFEITQVVLVPKGKKISSSDDLKNMNKVGVVTGYTGDFSVSKLLGSDNPKIARFENVPLIIKELENGGLDSVVSDSAVIANYVKNNPTKGMDFVTLPDFTTEHYGIAVRKGDGETLKVMNDALKKVRESGEYDKIYAKYFAKEGEQAAK from the coding sequence ATGAATATGAAAAAATGGATTGCCGCCGCCATTGCCTGTTCCGCGCTCACGCTGTCTGCCTGCGGCGGTCAAAGCAAAGATGCCGCCTCACCTGCCGCAAACACCGGCAAAGTTTACCGCGTGGCTTCCAACGCCGAGTTTGCCCCTTTTGAATCTTTAGACTCGAAAGGCGATGTCGAAGGTTTCGATGTGGATTTGATGAATGCGATGGCCAAAGAAGGCAATTTTAAAATCGAATTCAAACACCAGCCTTGGGACAGCCTCTTTCCCGCTTTGAACAACGGTGATGCGGACGTCGTCATGTCGGGTGTTACCATTACAGACGACCGCAAACAGTCTATGGACTTCAGTGATCCGTATTTTGAAATCACCCAAGTCGTCCTGGTTCCGAAAGGTAAAAAAATATCTTCTTCCGACGATTTGAAAAACATGAACAAAGTCGGCGTGGTTACCGGCTACACGGGCGATTTCTCCGTATCCAAACTCTTGGGTAGTGACAATCCGAAAATCGCGCGCTTTGAAAACGTTCCCCTGATTATCAAAGAACTGGAAAACGGCGGCTTGGATTCCGTAGTCAGCGACAGCGCGGTCATTGCCAATTATGTGAAAAACAATCCGACCAAAGGAATGGACTTCGTCACCCTGCCCGACTTCACTACCGAACACTACGGTATCGCAGTACGCAAAGGCGACGGGGAAACCTTAAAAGTAATGAACGATGCGTTGAAAAAAGTACGTGAAAGCGGCGAATACGATAAAATCTACGCCAAATATTTTGCAAAAGAAGGCGAACAGGCCGCAAAATAA
- a CDS encoding glutathione peroxidase produces MTVMIVFLFKVIVAGGLAVVLKRMAWIVHLKCNHAGSYMVRQCKNDNILILMTCRDAGFEPVIHGLNFAGMAKQQKAGFITGLP; encoded by the coding sequence ATGACGGTCATGATTGTGTTCCTTTTCAAGGTTATAGTAGCAGGTGGTTTGGCTGTTGTTTTAAAACGTATGGCGTGGATTGTTCATTTGAAATGTAATCATGCCGGTAGTTATATGGTAAGGCAATGTAAAAATGATAATATTCTGATTTTAATGACCTGCCGCGATGCCGGTTTCGAGCCTGTAATTCACGGCTTAAACTTTGCCGGCATGGCGAAACAGCAGAAGGCAGGTTTTATTACGGGCTTGCCCTAA
- a CDS encoding fumarate hydratase, translating to MTVIKQEDFIQSICDAFQFISYYHPKDYIDALYKAWQKEENPAAKDAMTQILVNSRMCAENNRPICQDTGIATVFLKVGMNVQWDADMSVEEMVNEGVRRAYTWEGNTLRASVLADPAGKRQNTKDNTPAVIHMSIVPGDKVEVTCAAKGGGSENKSKLAMLNPSDNIVDWVLKTIPTMGAGWCPPGILGIGIGGTPEKAVLMAKESLMSHIDIQELQEKAASGAELSTTEALRLELFEKVNALGIGAQGLGGLTTVLDVKILDYPTHAASKPIAMIPNCAATRHVEFELDGSGPVELTPPRVEDWPDLTYSPDNGKRIDVDKLTKEEVSNWKTGDVLLLNGKILTGRDAAHKRLVDMLDKGEELPVDFTNRLIYYVGPVDPVGDEVVGPAGPTTATRMDKFTRQMLEQTGLLGMIGKSERGAATCEAIADNKAVYLMAVGGAAYLVAKAIKSSKVLAFPELGMEAVYEFEVKDMPVTVAVDSKGESIHATAPRKWQAKIGIIPVES from the coding sequence ATGACCGTCATCAAGCAAGAAGACTTTATCCAAAGTATCTGCGATGCCTTCCAATTCATCAGCTATTACCATCCGAAAGACTATATCGACGCGCTTTATAAGGCGTGGCAGAAGGAAGAAAATCCTGCCGCCAAAGACGCGATGACGCAGATTTTGGTCAACAGCCGCATGTGTGCGGAAAACAACCGCCCCATTTGCCAAGATACCGGTATCGCAACCGTTTTCCTCAAAGTCGGCATGAACGTCCAATGGGATGCGGACATGAGCGTGGAAGAGATGGTTAACGAAGGCGTGCGCCGCGCCTACACTTGGGAAGGTAATACGCTGCGTGCGTCCGTTCTCGCCGACCCCGCCGGCAAACGTCAAAACACCAAAGACAACACACCCGCCGTCATCCACATGAGCATCGTGCCGGGCGATAAAGTCGAAGTAACCTGCGCGGCAAAAGGCGGCGGCTCTGAAAACAAATCCAAACTCGCCATGCTCAATCCTTCCGACAACATCGTCGATTGGGTGCTGAAAACTATCCCGACCATGGGCGCGGGCTGGTGTCCTCCCGGCATCTTGGGCATCGGCATCGGCGGTACGCCCGAAAAAGCCGTACTGATGGCGAAAGAATCTCTGATGAGCCACATCGACATTCAAGAGTTGCAGGAAAAAGCCGCGTCCGGCGCAGAATTGTCCACCACCGAAGCCCTGCGCCTCGAACTCTTTGAAAAAGTCAACGCGCTGGGCATCGGTGCACAAGGTTTGGGCGGACTGACCACCGTGTTGGACGTCAAAATCCTCGATTACCCGACCCATGCCGCTTCTAAGCCGATCGCCATGATTCCGAACTGCGCCGCCACCCGCCACGTCGAGTTTGAATTGGACGGCTCAGGTCCGGTCGAACTGACCCCGCCGCGCGTTGAAGACTGGCCCGATTTGACTTACAGCCCCGACAACGGCAAACGCATCGATGTCGACAAGCTGACCAAAGAAGAAGTCTCCAACTGGAAAACCGGCGACGTATTGCTGTTGAACGGTAAAATCCTTACCGGCCGCGATGCCGCACACAAACGCCTCGTCGATATGCTCGACAAAGGCGAAGAATTGCCCGTCGATTTCACCAACCGCCTGATTTACTACGTCGGCCCCGTCGATCCGGTCGGCGATGAAGTCGTCGGCCCCGCAGGTCCGACCACAGCCACCCGCATGGACAAATTCACCCGCCAAATGCTCGAACAAACCGGCCTCTTGGGCATGATCGGCAAATCCGAGCGCGGCGCGGCCACCTGCGAAGCCATCGCCGACAACAAAGCCGTGTACCTTATGGCAGTCGGCGGCGCGGCGTATCTCGTGGCAAAAGCCATCAAATCTTCCAAAGTATTGGCGTTCCCCGAATTGGGCATGGAAGCAGTTTACGAGTTTGAAGTCAAAGACATGCCCGTAACCGTCGCTGTGGACAGCAAAGGCGAATCCATCCACGCCACCGCACCGCGCAAATGGCAGGCAAAAATCGGCATCATCCCCGTCGAGTCCTGA